In Neofelis nebulosa isolate mNeoNeb1 chromosome 10, mNeoNeb1.pri, whole genome shotgun sequence, one DNA window encodes the following:
- the LOC131488631 gene encoding olfactory receptor 52A5-like translates to MLKLNGTVFMPSVLTLVGIPGLESVQLWIGIPFCAMYITALFGNSLLLVIIKSERSLHEPMYLFLAMLGATDIALSTCILPKMLGIFWFHLPDIYFDACLFQMWLIHTFQCIESGILLAMALDRYVAICDPLRHAIIFTHQLLTQIGVAVTLRAVIFSAPCLILIKCRLKHFRTTVVSHSYCEHMAVVKLAAEDIQINKIYGLFVAFIILGFDIIVIILSYIRIFITVFNLPQRESRLKAFNTCIAHICVFLEFYLLGFFSFFTHRFGFHIPPYIHILLSNLYLLVPPLLNPIVYGVKTKQIRDRLSKIFSL, encoded by the coding sequence ATGCTCAAGCTCAATGGCACAGTCTTCATGCCTTCAGTGCTGACACTGGTCGGGATCCCTGGCTTGGAATCTGTGCAGCTCTGGATTGGAATTCCTTTCTGTGCCATGTACATCACTGCTCTGTTTGGGAATTCCCTGCTCCTGGTCATCATCAAATCGGAACGCAGCCTCCATGAGCCCATGTACCTCTTCCTGGCAATGCTTGGAGCAACAGACATTGCTCTCAGTACCTGCATCCTACCCAAAATGCTAGGAATATTCTGGTTCCATTTACCAGACATATATTTCGATGCCTGTCTCTTTCAGATGTGGCTCATCCACACCTTCCAGTGTATCGAATCAGGAATTCTGCTGGCCATGGCCCTggaccgctatgtggccatctgtgaTCCCCTGAGACATGCAATCATCTTTACCCACCAACTCCTCACTCAGATTGGGGTTGCAGTGACACTCAGAGCAGTCATCTTTTCAGCTCCATGTCTCATCCTCATCAAATGTCGGCTGAAACACTTCCGGACCACTGTGGTCTCCCATTCATACTGTGAGCACATGGCCGTCGTGAAGTTGGCAGCAGAAGATATTCAAATCAACAAGATCTATGGTCTGTTTGTGGCTTTCATTATACTTGGATTTGACATAATCGTTATCATACTCTCCTACATCCGAATATTTATAACTGTCTTCAATCTGCCTCAGAGAGAATCTAGGCTCAAAGCCTTTAACACCTGCATTGCCCATATTTGTGTCTTCCTTGAGTTTTATCTCCTaggttttttctccttctttacaCACAGGTTCGGGTTCCACATTCCACCCTACATTCATATTCTTCTGTCCAACCTTTATCTGCTTGTCCCTCCTTTGCTCAATCCTATTGTGTATGGGGTGAAAACCAAACAGATTAGAGATCGGTTGTCCAAGATTTTTTCACTCTAA